Proteins from one uncultured Anaeromusa sp. genomic window:
- a CDS encoding glutamine synthetase codes for MANDLLYVIAPEQHGVAEVKALLEARPEIKFVSLVGVDLAGNDTDEKIPVEIFLDDIDGFLNGGVVQTDGSSVVLTGLATLNNARVDMTGDRNVNWFVDYNYEHFDEESGKPVGTLRIPGFLIHNDLRVDSRAILTDSLEYVKTELLNLFKANPNLAGITHAKGDEIEEILFTSATELEFWVKTPTNKADVAELSASQVMQEQYWQRTRGEVRTAMEQAVLALEKYGLQPEMGHKEVGGIKSRIDETGHLSYVLEQLEIDWKYSNAVQTADNELQARILVKEVFRANGLDVTFKAKPIIGVAGSGEHTHVGLAARLKSGKIINLFSPTDMKADFLSSVGYGAIMGILKNYEVVNPFISATNDSLNRLKPGFEAPVCIVTSLGHNPAIPSRNRTILAGLVRDIGNPYATRFEVRAPNPYTNTYIALSCFYLSILDGVKAAVTSGKNTKELEAELSKEAGAEGFYLEKDRAYRSEHDVFEDYTTEERDRLFSKPPATVWENMQAIEKYPEKVAVLTQGGVFRKELIDAFVAGALVRWKTELTQRIIGENMDIVKYCCCLHEAETAVDLDLYHWDQIQALRIYLAKDTLAQKSLFTRIREALAVGDYAAASDLQVEMAAKVEELKALYIAYEQNLIEC; via the coding sequence ATGGCAAACGATCTGTTGTACGTTATTGCTCCCGAGCAGCATGGTGTTGCAGAAGTAAAAGCATTACTGGAAGCACGTCCTGAAATTAAATTTGTTTCTCTTGTCGGCGTGGATTTGGCAGGCAATGACACGGATGAAAAAATTCCGGTTGAAATTTTTTTGGATGACATCGACGGCTTTTTAAACGGCGGCGTTGTGCAAACGGACGGCTCTTCTGTAGTTCTTACCGGATTGGCTACCTTGAATAACGCTCGCGTTGACATGACTGGCGATCGGAATGTTAATTGGTTTGTGGATTACAATTATGAGCATTTTGACGAGGAAAGCGGCAAACCCGTGGGTACGCTGCGCATCCCTGGTTTCTTGATTCATAACGATTTGCGCGTAGATTCGCGGGCTATTTTGACGGACAGCCTGGAATACGTCAAAACGGAACTGTTAAATTTATTCAAAGCGAATCCTAACTTGGCGGGTATTACTCATGCCAAAGGGGATGAGATCGAAGAGATTCTCTTTACTTCGGCTACAGAGTTGGAGTTCTGGGTTAAAACTCCGACCAACAAGGCGGATGTAGCAGAATTGTCCGCTTCGCAGGTTATGCAGGAGCAATATTGGCAGCGTACTCGCGGCGAAGTTCGCACAGCGATGGAGCAAGCGGTATTGGCTTTGGAAAAATACGGCTTGCAGCCGGAAATGGGTCATAAGGAAGTTGGCGGCATCAAGTCTCGTATTGACGAAACTGGTCATTTATCATATGTTTTGGAACAACTGGAAATTGACTGGAAATATTCAAATGCTGTGCAGACAGCTGATAATGAGCTGCAGGCGCGCATTTTGGTTAAAGAAGTATTCAGGGCTAATGGGTTGGATGTTACCTTCAAAGCAAAACCGATCATCGGCGTTGCAGGCAGCGGGGAACATACTCATGTTGGTCTTGCCGCGCGCTTAAAGTCCGGCAAAATCATCAACCTTTTCTCGCCTACTGATATGAAGGCGGATTTCCTCAGTTCTGTTGGTTATGGCGCGATCATGGGCATCTTGAAAAATTATGAAGTGGTGAATCCCTTCATTTCCGCTACTAATGACTCCTTGAATCGTCTGAAACCAGGCTTTGAAGCTCCGGTTTGCATTGTTACTTCTTTGGGTCACAATCCGGCGATTCCTTCCCGCAACCGTACCATTTTGGCCGGCTTAGTGCGTGATATCGGCAATCCTTATGCTACTCGCTTTGAGGTGCGCGCCCCCAATCCGTACACCAACACCTACATTGCCTTGAGTTGTTTTTACTTGAGCATATTGGACGGTGTCAAGGCGGCTGTAACGTCCGGCAAAAACACAAAAGAGCTGGAAGCAGAGTTATCCAAAGAAGCTGGCGCAGAAGGCTTCTATCTTGAAAAAGACCGCGCTTACCGCAGTGAGCACGATGTGTTTGAAGACTACACCACGGAAGAGCGGGATCGTTTGTTCAGCAAACCGCCTGCTACTGTTTGGGAGAACATGCAGGCCATTGAGAAGTATCCTGAAAAAGTGGCTGTTTTGACACAAGGCGGCGTATTCCGCAAAGAATTGATCGACGCCTTTGTGGCTGGCGCTTTGGTGCGTTGGAAAACCGAACTTACTCAGCGGATTATTGGCGAAAACATGGACATTGTTAAATATTGCTGCTGCCTCCATGAAGCGGAAACTGCAGTGGATCTTGACTTGTATCATTGGGATCAGATTCAGGCGCTGCGGATTTACTTGGCGAAAGATACGCTGGCTCAGAAAAGCTTGTTCACGCGTATTCGCGAAGCTCTGGCTGTTGGCGACTATGCTGCAGCTTCCGATCTGCAAGTTGAAATGGCTGCTAAAGTGGAAGAACTTAAAGCTCTTTATATCGCTTACGAGCAGAACCTTATCGAATGCTAA
- the ilvB gene encoding biosynthetic-type acetolactate synthase large subunit, which yields MKRTGADLLVESLKKEGVEVIFGYPGGAILPVYDELYRQEEIQHVLTVHEQGAAHAADGYARASGRVGVCLATSGPGATNLITGLATAHMDSVPIVAITGQVSTGLMGKDSFQEVDITGMTLSISKHSFVVREVARIPQLVHEAFRIAASGRPGVVILDIPRDTQTQEVEEEEVHPCFATPPRSVNWPEAGLEAAAKALAAAKRPVVQVGGGAVRAGAASQVRELARHLDAPVVSTLMGLGVMPGDDSRFLGLTGMHGHKAANLAVHHADLVLAIGCRFSDRFVTAKAEFIKGKTIIQLDIDPAEIGKNIPSHVGLTGNVGLLAQDLLEKVPKAERTDWWRQIQDWRASGKEKDEVLLDGPWIMKFLSAQTQDQRTVFVTDVGQHQMWAAQHLTLRQPRTWLTSGGFGTMGFGMPAALGAQTACPEARVVHICGDGSFRMTGMELHTIASTQAPVISIVLDNGSLGMVRQWQELFFGGRCSSSILKEFDYVGMANALGVEGAVAQNRAEFTASFQRAWQERKPFVLVAKVESQQVRPMLKPGGQLNEFIESM from the coding sequence ATGAAACGCACCGGCGCCGATTTATTGGTTGAATCCCTAAAAAAAGAGGGCGTAGAGGTAATCTTTGGCTATCCGGGCGGGGCTATTTTGCCAGTGTATGATGAACTATATCGGCAGGAGGAAATTCAGCATGTGCTGACCGTGCATGAACAAGGGGCGGCTCATGCTGCAGACGGCTATGCGCGCGCCAGCGGACGAGTGGGAGTATGCCTGGCGACGTCGGGACCCGGGGCTACTAATTTGATTACCGGACTGGCGACGGCGCATATGGATTCGGTTCCGATTGTGGCGATTACAGGGCAAGTATCAACCGGATTGATGGGGAAGGACTCTTTTCAGGAAGTGGATATTACAGGTATGACCCTGTCCATTTCTAAGCATAGCTTTGTTGTGAGAGAAGTGGCTCGTATTCCACAGCTTGTGCACGAAGCATTTCGGATCGCCGCCAGCGGTCGGCCGGGCGTCGTCATCTTAGATATTCCTCGGGATACGCAAACGCAAGAAGTGGAAGAAGAGGAAGTGCATCCTTGTTTTGCAACGCCGCCTCGCTCGGTAAACTGGCCGGAGGCAGGCTTGGAAGCGGCAGCGAAAGCCTTAGCCGCGGCTAAACGACCAGTTGTGCAAGTGGGCGGGGGAGCGGTACGCGCTGGCGCTGCGTCACAGGTCAGAGAATTGGCCAGACATTTGGATGCGCCTGTCGTAAGCACCTTGATGGGCTTGGGCGTGATGCCGGGGGATGACTCGCGCTTTTTAGGGCTCACAGGCATGCATGGGCATAAAGCGGCCAATTTAGCGGTACATCACGCCGACTTGGTGTTAGCCATAGGCTGTCGGTTCAGTGATCGCTTTGTGACGGCAAAAGCAGAATTTATTAAAGGGAAAACGATTATCCAATTGGATATCGATCCGGCGGAGATTGGTAAAAATATTCCTTCTCATGTGGGGTTAACAGGAAACGTAGGTTTGTTGGCCCAAGATCTTTTAGAAAAAGTGCCCAAGGCGGAACGCACCGACTGGTGGCGGCAAATTCAAGATTGGCGTGCAAGCGGAAAAGAGAAGGATGAGGTGTTACTGGACGGACCGTGGATCATGAAATTTCTTTCCGCGCAGACGCAGGATCAGCGCACGGTATTTGTTACCGATGTGGGGCAGCATCAGATGTGGGCGGCGCAGCATTTAACCTTGCGGCAGCCTCGCACTTGGCTTACTTCCGGGGGCTTCGGGACCATGGGGTTTGGCATGCCCGCGGCTTTAGGCGCGCAGACGGCCTGTCCTGAAGCCAGAGTGGTTCATATTTGCGGCGACGGAAGTTTTCGCATGACTGGCATGGAACTGCATACCATTGCCAGTACGCAAGCGCCGGTAATTTCTATTGTGTTGGATAACGGCTCTCTGGGCATGGTTCGGCAATGGCAAGAATTATTTTTTGGAGGACGCTGCAGTTCGTCCATTCTGAAAGAATTTGATTATGTAGGTATGGCCAACGCTTTGGGCGTTGAAGGGGCGGTTGCTCAAAATCGAGCGGAATTTACAGCATCCTTTCAGCGCGCTTGGCAAGAGCGGAAGCCGTTTGTGCTTGTAGCCAAGGTGGAGTCGCAACAGGTGCGGCCTATGTTGAAACCAGGCGGCCAACTGAATGAATTTATTGAGTCCATGTAA
- the leuB gene encoding 3-isopropylmalate dehydrogenase, with protein sequence MKEAQLAVVAGDGIGPEIMEAALQVFGKAARRQNLSCTFVNLLAGGAALEACGEPLPEATVKAAQGASAVLLGAVGDPKWDSVEPGKRPEKAILGLRKALGLYANLRPVEAAFSDEEASPLKKERLEGTDLIIVRELGGGIYYGERQEGDEFASDVEAYSVQEVNRILQLAAQIASRRRKKVTSVDKANVLATSRLWRKAANAVSEEHKDMQWEHMYVDNCAMQLVTNPSRFDVIVTSNLFGDILSDEAAVLTGSIGMMPSASLGAGPSLFEPIHGSAPDIAGQGIANPVGMILSAAFCAEMALEAPGVGGAIRDAVRRVWLQGYRTADTYRLGYTKVSTQELANRIEAELEG encoded by the coding sequence ATGAAAGAGGCGCAGTTGGCGGTTGTAGCTGGCGACGGCATTGGCCCGGAGATTATGGAAGCCGCATTGCAGGTGTTTGGCAAAGCAGCCAGACGACAAAATCTGTCCTGTACGTTTGTTAATTTGTTAGCGGGCGGTGCCGCGTTGGAAGCATGCGGCGAGCCTTTGCCGGAAGCGACAGTTAAGGCGGCGCAAGGAGCTAGCGCGGTATTGCTGGGGGCGGTAGGCGATCCCAAATGGGACTCCGTAGAGCCGGGAAAACGGCCGGAAAAAGCCATTTTAGGCCTGCGCAAAGCCTTGGGCCTTTATGCTAACTTGCGTCCGGTAGAAGCGGCCTTTTCTGATGAGGAAGCCTCTCCCTTGAAAAAGGAGCGTCTGGAAGGTACGGATTTAATCATTGTCCGGGAGCTGGGAGGCGGCATTTATTACGGCGAACGCCAGGAAGGCGATGAGTTTGCCAGCGACGTGGAAGCTTATAGTGTGCAAGAAGTAAACCGTATTTTGCAGTTGGCAGCGCAAATTGCTTCGCGGCGGCGCAAAAAAGTCACTTCCGTAGATAAAGCTAACGTGTTAGCCACGTCGAGGCTGTGGCGGAAAGCGGCCAATGCTGTTTCTGAAGAGCATAAAGACATGCAGTGGGAGCATATGTATGTGGATAACTGCGCCATGCAGCTTGTAACCAACCCGTCCCGGTTTGACGTGATTGTTACAAGTAATCTTTTTGGAGATATTTTGAGCGATGAAGCGGCTGTCTTGACCGGCTCCATCGGCATGATGCCTTCTGCTAGTTTAGGCGCAGGGCCTAGTCTTTTCGAACCGATTCATGGTTCGGCGCCGGATATCGCCGGACAAGGTATTGCTAATCCAGTTGGCATGATTTTATCAGCTGCTTTTTGTGCGGAAATGGCGCTGGAAGCTCCGGGAGTAGGCGGAGCCATACGCGATGCTGTACGCCGCGTATGGTTGCAGGGCTATCGTACTGCAGATACGTACCGTTTGGGCTACACAAAGGTATCGACACAAGAACTGGCCAATCGTATTGAGGCGGAACTGGAGGGATAA
- the leuD gene encoding 3-isopropylmalate dehydratase small subunit (catalyzes the isomerization between 2-isopropylmalate and 3-isopropylmalate in leucine biosynthesis), with the protein MNRGRVWKYGDHVDTDVIIPARYLSTSEPAELAKHCMEDIDDSFRNQVQAGDIMVAGRNFGCGSSREHAPVAIQACGISCVIAHSFARIFFRNAINIGLPLLEVGDMVEELRQGDKLKLHLAEGRIENLTTGVVIEAAPLPAFVAEIAQAGGLIAYVRTQAERSVRG; encoded by the coding sequence ATGAATCGCGGACGAGTTTGGAAATACGGGGACCATGTGGATACAGATGTAATTATTCCGGCGCGTTATTTGAGTACGTCGGAGCCGGCGGAATTGGCTAAACACTGTATGGAAGATATCGACGATTCTTTTCGCAACCAGGTTCAGGCTGGAGATATTATGGTGGCCGGGCGTAATTTTGGCTGCGGCTCTTCGCGCGAGCATGCGCCGGTAGCCATTCAAGCCTGCGGTATTTCCTGTGTCATTGCCCACAGTTTTGCCCGGATTTTTTTCCGCAATGCTATCAATATTGGCCTGCCTTTGCTGGAAGTAGGCGATATGGTAGAGGAACTGCGACAAGGGGATAAACTCAAGCTGCATCTCGCAGAAGGACGCATTGAAAATCTGACAACCGGCGTTGTCATTGAGGCGGCTCCTTTGCCTGCTTTTGTGGCGGAGATTGCTCAGGCTGGCGGCCTAATTGCTTATGTGCGGACGCAGGCCGAAAGGAGCGTTAGAGGATGA
- the leuC gene encoding 3-isopropylmalate dehydratase large subunit codes for MAGMTMTQKILARKAGLEKVQVGQIIHCPIDLALANDITGAPAIREFRKIGVPVFDPAKIALIPDHFTPNKDIASAQQAKEMRDFVKEAGIVHYYEVGRMGIEHVLLPEAGLVAPGEVIIGADSHTCTYGAVGAFSTGVGSTDLGASMAAGSTWFKVPAAIRVELVGALPPWVGGKDVILTVIGQLGVEGARYESLEFTGPGVASLSMSDRLTVANMAIEAGAKNGIFPVDEVTREYLTDRVSRNYEEVEADADAVYERTLRIDLSQLEPVVAKPHLPENVAPARELAQVEIDQVIIGSCTNGRLEDLAQAAAVLKGRQVHPHVRAIIIPGSQEVYRQAIGCGYIDAFIAAGAAVSTPTCGPCLGGHMGILAAGEKAVATTNRNFRGRMGHVDSEVYLAGPGVAAASAVLGRIGTPEEVCK; via the coding sequence ATGGCTGGTATGACAATGACCCAAAAAATCCTGGCCCGCAAGGCGGGGCTGGAGAAGGTGCAGGTGGGGCAAATCATCCACTGTCCCATTGATCTGGCTTTGGCCAATGATATTACAGGAGCTCCGGCCATTCGTGAGTTTCGCAAAATCGGCGTTCCTGTGTTTGATCCGGCGAAAATAGCGCTTATTCCAGATCATTTTACGCCGAATAAGGATATTGCTTCGGCGCAGCAGGCGAAGGAAATGCGCGATTTTGTGAAAGAGGCCGGCATTGTTCACTATTATGAAGTGGGACGGATGGGTATTGAACATGTGCTGTTGCCGGAAGCCGGGCTGGTGGCGCCGGGGGAAGTGATCATCGGCGCAGATTCCCATACTTGCACCTATGGCGCGGTGGGAGCCTTTTCTACCGGCGTAGGCTCTACCGATTTGGGAGCGTCCATGGCGGCCGGCAGTACTTGGTTCAAAGTTCCTGCTGCCATTCGGGTGGAACTGGTAGGGGCGCTGCCTCCCTGGGTTGGCGGCAAGGATGTAATTTTGACGGTGATTGGCCAACTGGGAGTAGAAGGAGCGCGCTATGAATCACTGGAATTTACCGGCCCTGGAGTTGCTTCTTTATCCATGTCAGATCGGCTGACAGTAGCCAATATGGCCATTGAAGCGGGCGCGAAAAACGGCATTTTCCCTGTTGACGAAGTGACGCGCGAGTATCTTACAGACCGGGTGTCGCGAAACTATGAAGAGGTAGAGGCGGACGCTGATGCCGTATACGAAAGAACGCTGCGCATTGATTTATCTCAATTAGAGCCGGTGGTGGCCAAACCGCATCTGCCGGAGAATGTAGCTCCAGCCAGGGAATTGGCGCAGGTGGAGATTGATCAGGTTATTATTGGTTCCTGTACGAATGGACGGCTGGAAGACTTGGCTCAAGCCGCGGCGGTGTTGAAGGGGCGGCAAGTGCATCCTCATGTGCGCGCCATTATCATCCCGGGGAGCCAGGAAGTGTACCGTCAGGCCATTGGTTGCGGCTATATTGATGCCTTTATTGCAGCAGGAGCGGCTGTCAGTACGCCAACTTGCGGTCCTTGCTTGGGCGGGCATATGGGTATTTTGGCAGCAGGGGAAAAAGCGGTAGCGACAACAAACCGCAATTTTAGGGGCCGTATGGGTCATGTAGATAGTGAAGTATACTTGGCTGGGCCTGGAGTGGCGGCGGCCAGCGCAGTGCTGGGCCGAATCGGAACGCCCGAGGAGGTATGCAAATGA
- a CDS encoding 2-isopropylmalate synthase has product MGKIRIFDTTLRDGEQTPGVCLELNEKVEIALALEKLGVDVIEAGFPIASPGDFAAVEAVAKAVKKPVVAALARAAKNDIDRAWEAVKAAQQPCIHTFLATSDIHLKHKLKMSRQEALERIDSAVRYACSLTPEVEFSAEDASRSDWDFLCQAYSTAIRAGAKTVNVPDTVGYTLPEEFAKLIRYLRAHIADANQAVFSVHCHNDLGMAVANSLAAVGAGATQIECTINGLGERAGNAALEEIVMALATRNDFYQMETGIQSQQLYRTSRLVSTFAGIVVQPNKSIVGDNAFAHESGIHQHGMLNHASTYEIISPASVGMQKTSLVLGKHSGRHAVEDRLKELGYELSAEKLDEVFGNFKTLADKKKQIFDRDLEALVGEGQQAKRPEWFRLQSHQVSSGSDISATAAVKIESSSGVVEKAACGDGPVDAVFHAINAAVGFEVDLKDYQLRSVTAGQDAMGEASVSVRQGSRSFNGRGVSTDVVEASAKAYLNALNKMISECGVPAAKEAG; this is encoded by the coding sequence ATGGGAAAGATACGGATTTTTGATACGACATTACGCGATGGAGAACAAACGCCAGGGGTGTGCCTGGAGCTAAATGAGAAGGTGGAGATTGCCCTTGCGCTTGAGAAACTTGGCGTGGATGTAATTGAAGCCGGCTTTCCCATCGCTTCTCCTGGAGATTTTGCAGCGGTAGAGGCCGTAGCTAAAGCGGTAAAAAAGCCAGTTGTAGCCGCCTTGGCGCGAGCCGCTAAAAATGACATTGATCGCGCCTGGGAGGCCGTGAAAGCGGCGCAACAGCCGTGTATCCATACTTTTTTGGCCACCAGTGACATTCATCTGAAGCACAAACTAAAAATGAGCCGTCAAGAAGCCTTGGAGCGAATTGACAGCGCTGTGCGCTATGCTTGCTCTTTGACGCCGGAGGTGGAATTTTCCGCTGAAGACGCTTCGCGTTCGGATTGGGATTTTCTGTGTCAGGCTTATAGTACTGCTATACGCGCCGGAGCTAAAACGGTGAATGTTCCCGATACGGTCGGCTATACGCTGCCGGAAGAGTTTGCCAAATTGATTCGTTACCTGCGCGCGCATATTGCGGATGCCAACCAGGCTGTGTTCAGTGTTCACTGCCACAATGATCTGGGGATGGCCGTAGCTAACTCTCTGGCGGCGGTCGGAGCCGGCGCTACGCAGATTGAGTGCACCATTAACGGATTGGGCGAGCGGGCTGGTAATGCGGCATTAGAAGAAATTGTCATGGCCCTGGCGACACGCAATGATTTTTATCAGATGGAAACAGGCATTCAATCGCAGCAACTGTACCGGACCTCGCGCCTTGTTAGTACCTTTGCGGGCATTGTTGTACAACCGAATAAATCGATTGTAGGTGACAACGCTTTTGCCCATGAATCCGGCATTCATCAGCATGGCATGCTGAACCACGCCTCCACCTATGAAATCATTAGTCCTGCCAGTGTGGGCATGCAAAAAACCTCTTTGGTTTTGGGGAAACACTCCGGGCGTCATGCAGTGGAAGATCGCTTGAAGGAATTGGGCTACGAGCTGTCCGCGGAAAAACTGGATGAGGTATTTGGCAACTTCAAAACGCTGGCGGACAAGAAAAAGCAAATTTTTGACCGCGATCTGGAAGCGCTGGTCGGAGAGGGTCAACAAGCCAAACGGCCGGAATGGTTTCGTTTGCAAAGCCATCAGGTTTCCAGCGGCAGCGATATTTCAGCGACTGCTGCCGTTAAAATTGAAAGCAGCAGCGGTGTTGTGGAGAAAGCAGCCTGCGGTGATGGGCCGGTTGATGCGGTATTCCATGCTATAAATGCTGCAGTCGGTTTTGAGGTGGACTTGAAGGACTATCAACTGCGTTCGGTGACGGCCGGACAGGACGCCATGGGAGAGGCCTCGGTTTCGGTGCGTCAGGGCAGCCGGTCCTTTAACGGACGCGGCGTTTCGACCGATGTGGTAGAGGCGAGCGCCAAAGCGTACTTGAATGCGCTGAATAAAATGATTTCCGAATGCGGCGTTCCTGCAGCAAAGGAGGCGGGCTGA
- the ilvC gene encoding ketol-acid reductoisomerase translates to MEQMLYDKDANWKLIENKTVAIIGYGSQGHAHALNLKESGVKVIVALPEQSASRERAKQAGLEVTTPGEAVKCADIIMVLIPDEKQARLYAEEIAPNLRAGQALAFAHGFNVHFHQIVPPADVDVFMVAPKGPGHLVRRVFTEGGGVPCLAAVYQDVSGQAEGMALAYAKGIGGTRAGVMFTSFKDETETDLFGEQAVLCGGCTELIKAGFDTLVEAGYKPELAYFECLHEMKLIVDLMYEGGMAAMRYSISDTAEYGDYSIGRRIITEETRKEMKQVLAEIQEGTFARNWILENQANRPGFLARRQQEAQHPIEEVGKKLRGQMSWLKQR, encoded by the coding sequence ATGGAACAGATGCTTTATGACAAGGATGCTAACTGGAAGTTGATAGAAAATAAAACGGTGGCTATTATCGGTTATGGCAGTCAGGGTCATGCACATGCCTTGAATTTGAAGGAAAGCGGTGTAAAGGTAATCGTAGCGCTACCGGAACAAAGCGCTTCGCGGGAAAGAGCGAAGCAAGCAGGTTTGGAAGTGACTACCCCGGGCGAAGCGGTAAAGTGTGCTGATATAATTATGGTTTTGATTCCTGATGAAAAGCAGGCGCGTCTTTATGCCGAAGAAATTGCTCCGAATCTGCGGGCAGGACAGGCCTTGGCGTTCGCGCATGGTTTCAATGTTCATTTTCACCAAATTGTGCCACCAGCAGATGTGGATGTATTTATGGTGGCGCCCAAAGGTCCGGGACATCTCGTGCGCCGCGTATTCACAGAAGGCGGCGGTGTTCCCTGTCTAGCTGCGGTATATCAAGACGTATCGGGCCAGGCGGAGGGAATGGCGTTGGCTTATGCCAAGGGAATCGGCGGCACCCGGGCTGGCGTCATGTTTACCTCGTTCAAAGATGAGACGGAAACAGACCTTTTTGGTGAGCAGGCAGTGCTGTGCGGCGGCTGCACGGAGCTTATCAAGGCAGGTTTTGATACGCTGGTGGAGGCTGGGTATAAACCGGAATTGGCCTACTTTGAATGCCTCCATGAAATGAAGCTGATTGTGGATTTAATGTACGAAGGCGGCATGGCGGCCATGCGTTATTCCATTAGTGATACTGCAGAATATGGCGATTATAGTATTGGACGTCGGATTATCACTGAAGAAACCCGCAAGGAAATGAAGCAAGTCTTGGCGGAAATTCAAGAGGGGACTTTTGCGAGAAACTGGATATTGGAAAACCAAGCTAACCGTCCAGGTTTCTTGGCTAGACGCCAGCAAGAGGCGCAGCATCCGATTGAAGAAGTGGGCAAAAAACTGCGTGGACAGATGTCCTGGCTGAAACAACGTTGA
- a CDS encoding acetolactate synthase small subunit has protein sequence MHYVLAVRVHNHPGVLLRLVNLLYRRDVDLRSMTADLAPDSPTGHVSLGVDVEEAQAAQVCKYLERLEDVICVEALQQDKNLCRELAILKVPKQAATAQWLQRGQVRLLAETQDACWVMEVTGSVEEVSSWILEAESWGLRESRRTGPASWHQETGA, from the coding sequence ATGCATTACGTGCTGGCTGTTCGCGTACACAACCATCCAGGAGTGTTACTGCGCTTGGTAAATTTGTTGTACCGACGTGATGTTGATCTGCGTAGCATGACAGCAGACTTGGCGCCTGACAGCCCGACAGGACATGTTTCTCTTGGTGTGGATGTGGAGGAGGCGCAGGCGGCACAGGTATGCAAGTATTTAGAACGACTAGAAGATGTTATTTGTGTGGAAGCACTGCAGCAAGACAAAAATTTGTGCCGTGAGCTGGCGATCTTAAAAGTTCCCAAACAGGCAGCTACGGCGCAATGGCTACAACGAGGACAGGTCCGGTTATTGGCGGAAACACAGGATGCTTGTTGGGTTATGGAAGTGACAGGTTCGGTGGAAGAAGTAAGCAGTTGGATTTTAGAAGCAGAGTCCTGGGGATTGCGAGAAAGTAGAAGAACAGGGCCTGCGAGTTGGCACCAGGAAACTGGGGCTTGA